In Chryseobacterium sp. C-71, the genomic window TATCTTTTAAAATTAAATTGACATAATTTTAAATACCCCACTTATAGTATCCTTACAAGTATCTGTAAGAGAAGTGCCTGAAGGCAAACACAACCCTCTATCAAAAAGCTCACCACAGAAATTATTCCCGAAAAAATGATATTTTTCATACAAAGGCTGAAGATGCATGGGCTTCCAAAGGTACCTTGTTTCAATATTTACTTCTGCAAAATGCTTTTTAAGTATTTCAGGTGACAAATTACTATTTTCAATCATGATGGTATTTAACCAAAAATTAGAAAAAAAATCTTCATTTGGTTCTGAAAAAAGAGTAAAACCTTCTAAATTTTCAATTAAATTCTTATAAAATTCATGATTTTCTCTCTTTTGCTTTATTCTCTCTTCTAAAACTTCCATCTGCCCTCTACCAATTCCAGCAGAGATGTTACTCATTTTATAATTATATCCTATTTCAGAATGGCTGTAATAATCTGCTTTATCTTTTGATTGGGTTGCCAAAAATAAAATTTTATCTTTCTCAGACTGAGTTTTTGAGACCAATATTCCGCCACCTGAAGTGGTTATGATTTTGTTTCCATTAAAACTAATGACCGACAAATCCCCAAAAGTACCGCACGGTTTATTTTTATATTTACTCCCTAATGCTTCTGCACTGTCTTCCAAAACCGGAATTTCATATTTTTTCGACAAAGCCAAGATTTCGTCAACCTTAAAAGGCATTCCGTATGAAGAAACGGCAATAATGGCTTTCGGCTTTTTCCCTTTGCTTAAACAAAATTTGATTGCATCTTCCAATGCATTAGGACATATATTCCAAGTATCTTTTTCGCTATCAACGAATACCGGAATTGCTTTTAGATATAAAATAGGATTGGCAGATGCCACAAAAGTAAAAGACTGACAAATCACAAAATCACCTTCTTCAACCTTTAGAAGTTTCAGCCCCAGATGAATAGCTGCAGTTCCGGAAGACAAAGCAGAAACATGAGAATTCTCCCCCAAATATTGTTCTAATTTTTTTTCAAATTCATCTATATTTGAGCCGTATTGAGAAACCCAATTTGATTCTAATGCGTTTTGTATATATTCTAGCTCACTTCCCCCTATACTGGGTGGTGAAAGCCAAATTTTATTGTTATTCAAAAATTTGTATTTTATAATTGATCAAATGTATCACTTATTTTATCATATTCAAAACATCTGCTTAAAAGGCACTTATGGCTTTAGATTTCTCTTCCGATACGCCTGTATTCCTTCAGTTTTGATTCGCAATTTTCGTATAATCTTTATATTGTTTCACGTAATCATCCTCGTCAATTTGATCAAAGCTTTTAGTATTAACTTTTTCGTAATGCCTTTTTGCTCGAGATGTATTTTGATTTTGGTTTTACACAATGCCATGTAAAACCTATCAATAATTTACTAAAAATCAAAACATTACATAAAAAAATCTTAACAGTTCCTAATTTCAGTCTCGAAATCATCAGTTTAACAGAAAACAATATTTTAAACATAATTATTCATAAGAGGAAAGACCTGATTTTTCATAATTACAAATCATCATTTATTCCCGATTTTTAAGCAGGATCCATCCTGTAAAGTCCATCAAAATATTGCTTTTGGGATCACTCCAGCTTAATTTATACCAATAGGTTCCGGTTTGAAGTTTAATATTATTATTGATTGTTCCGTCCCAAGTATAATTATTATTTTTGCTTCCTAAAAAAACCACAGCACCATATCTGTTAAAGACTTCAAATCTAAAGTTAGGGTAGGTACTTAATCCTGCATAATTTAAGATATCATTATGCCCATCCCCATTCGGAGTAATAGCATTTACAATATTTGGAAGAAAAAATTCATATTTCACTGGAGTACACTTGTACCTATCCCGTACATACACTGTAATATCTCCACGCATCACATTGGTAAAAACATTGGAAGTACTCCAATTGAATCCATCGATAGAATATTCATAAGGAGGATTCCCTCCGGTCACTATAACCGTAAAGCCATTTGATTTTATCTCTACATTGCTTATTACTGGTGGTGAAGCAGCAAATACATTAACATATTGCTGAACAGTACATTGTCCTTCTGTCAGTTTCACCCAATAAGTTCCTACTCCAACCCCAGTGATAGAAGAGGTTGTTGCCCCTGTACTCCATTGATAAGAATCAAAACCGGCACCTGCGTCCAGCGTTGTGGTAGCTCCTTGACAAATGGTTTGATCTAATAACGTTTGCGAATAAACCAAAGGAATAATAAACAGTTGTATTTCAGCGATTTTAAAACAACCTCCGGGATACCCTACCCTTACAAAAATTGTTGCGTTGCCTGATGTGTATGCTGAGACAGCAGAAATAGGATTCGTATTGTTAACCGCATTATTATATGATGTAAAGTAGGTTTTCACGACACCTGGCTGAGCATTAACCGGTGCTGTAGTAAGATCAAATAAACCGTTTGCCGGATTGGTTTCGATTGCACATGAGCGCAAAACAGCATTGTTCACTACGGGGATCGGTACAACATTAATCGTATATGTAATCAATTCACAATCCTGAAAATCCTGAACATTACCACAAAATTGATAGGAAATAGTATCTGTACCTAAAAAGCCTGTATTTGGAGTATAGGTTATTACTCCGGTTGCAGGATTTACTACTGCCGTACCGTTTGTGGGTGGTGTAATAATATGGACTGAAGAATTTAAAACTGCTTGCTGCGAGGTCGAAAATTGAGGTGTTATCATAAGTGAACTTTCGCACATAGTAGTAGTCTGTGCTG contains:
- a CDS encoding aminotransferase class I/II-fold pyridoxal phosphate-dependent enzyme: MNNNKIWLSPPSIGGSELEYIQNALESNWVSQYGSNIDEFEKKLEQYLGENSHVSALSSGTAAIHLGLKLLKVEEGDFVICQSFTFVASANPILYLKAIPVFVDSEKDTWNICPNALEDAIKFCLSKGKKPKAIIAVSSYGMPFKVDEILALSKKYEIPVLEDSAEALGSKYKNKPCGTFGDLSVISFNGNKIITTSGGGILVSKTQSEKDKILFLATQSKDKADYYSHSEIGYNYKMSNISAGIGRGQMEVLEERIKQKRENHEFYKNLIENLEGFTLFSEPNEDFFSNFWLNTIMIENSNLSPEILKKHFAEVNIETRYLWKPMHLQPLYEKYHFFGNNFCGELFDRGLCLPSGTSLTDTCKDTISGVFKIMSI